The following coding sequences lie in one Catharus ustulatus isolate bCatUst1 chromosome 5, bCatUst1.pri.v2, whole genome shotgun sequence genomic window:
- the ZAR1 gene encoding zygote arrest protein 1, whose amino-acid sequence MADEAMANYLYTAYHPYRYPPPKGKGGAAGSWRPRGSSYFSGYGEAAAEYFDNYQRAQLKAILSQVNPNLTPRLRKANTKEVGVQVNPRQDASVQCSLGPRTLLRRRPGPAAPRPREAEQELGSPATTSTRAVRFPRTIAVYSPVASRRLTAFLEEPERRPQQQDKAAAVEEEPAALREQRAVEAAAVRESWEKPPEGGAEPLEQRPAEPLAPRSAAPPEPATEENQEEPTEPPPASPQKQQSSAGKTRLRFQFLEQKYGYYHCKACNIRWESAYVWCVQGTNKVYFRQFCRTCQKSYNPYRVEDITCQSCKQTRCTCPVKMRHVDPKRPHRQDLCGRCKGKRLSCDSTFSFKYII is encoded by the exons ATGGCCGACGAGGCGATGGCGAACTATCTCTACACCGCCTACCACCCCTACCGCTACCCACCGCCCAAGGGCAAAGGAGGGGCGGCGGGCAGCTGGCGGCCGCGGGGCAGCAGCTACTTCTCGGGCTACGGGGAGGCGGCCGCCGAGTACTTCGACAACTACCAGCGGGCGCAGTTGAAGGCCATCCTCTCCCAGGTCAACCCCAACCTGACACCGCGGCTCCGCAAGGCCAACACCAAGGAGGTGGGCGTGCAGGTGAACCCGCGGCAGGACGCCTCGGTGCAGTGCTCGCTCGGGCCCCGCACGCTGctgcgccgccgccccggccccgccgcgccgcggCCCcgagaggcagagcaggagctgggcagccccGCCACCACCAGCACCCGCGCCGTGCGCTTCCCCCGCACCATCGCCGTCTACTCGCCCGTGGCGTCCCGCAGACTCACCGCCTTCCTAGAGGAGCCGGAGCGGCGGCcgcagcagcaggacaaggcgGCGGCCGTCGAGGAGGAGCCGGCCGCGCTGCGGGAGCAGCGGGCGGTGGAGGCGGCTGCCGTGCgggagagctgggagaagcCCCCCGAGGGTGGCGCCGAGCCGCTGGAGCAGCGCCCAGCCGAGCCACTCGCGCCGCGCTCAGCCGCACCCCCGGAGCCGGCGACGGAGGAAAACCAGGAGGAGCCGACAGAGCCC ccGCCGGCCTCGCCTCAGAAGCAGCAGTCGTCGGCGGGCAAGACCCGCCTGCGCTTCCAG TTCCTGGAGCAGAAGTACGGCTACTACCACTGCAAGGCCTGCAACATCCGCTGGGAGAGCGCCTACGTCTGGTGCGTCCAGGGCACCAACAAG GTCTATTTCCGTCAGTTCTGCCGCACCTGCCAGAAGTCCTACAACCCGTACCGCGTGGAGGACATCACCTGCCAG AGCTGCAAGCAGACGCGGTGCACCTGCCCCGTGAAGATGCGCCACGTGGATCCTAAGAGGCCCCACCGCCAGGACCTCTGTGGGAGATGCAAAGGGAAACGCCTCTCCTGCGATAGCACGTTCAGTTTCAAATACATCATCTga
- the SLC10A4 gene encoding sodium/bile acid cotransporter 4, translating to MASSAQPPAAAGGGSPDGGSLAGGGETFGDLSLSQGLSVLVGLGLCVTMLGLGCAVELGQLGHQLRRPVGLLLALLGQFVAMPLVAFLLALIFALDEVAAVAVLLCGCCPGGNLSNLMSVLVDGDMNLSIIMTASSTLLALFLMPLCLWIYSRHWINTAVVQLLPLGAVSLTLGSTLLPIGLGVLIRYRHPRAADLLVKISLWSLLVTLVVLFILTGTMLGPDLLAQIPASVYAIAVLMPLAGYALGYGLATVFKMPPHCRRTVSLETGCQNVQLCTAILKLTFSPELIGSMYMFPLLYALFQSAEAGLFVLAYKMYGRDSYKQDTLGEEEDTDISYKKLKEEEVADTSYGTVTTEEHNSIQMEPTQTAL from the exons ATGGCCAGCTCCGCGCAgcccccggcggcggcggggggcggcagCCCCGACGGCGGGTCGCTGGCGGGGGGCGGCGAGACCTTCGGGGACCTCTCCCTCAGCCAGGGCCTGAGCgtgctggtggggctggggctctgcgTGAccatgctggggctgggctgcgccgtggagctggggcagctaGGGCATCAGCTCCGGCGGCCCGTagggctgctgctggcgctgctggGACAATTCGTGGCCATGCCACTGGTGGCCTTCCTCCTCGCCCTCATCTTCGCCCTGGACGAGGTAGCGGCCGTGGCTGTACTCCTGTGCGGCTGCTGCCCCGGCGGCAACCTCTCCAACCTCATGTCGGTGCTCGTCGACGGGGATATGAATCTGAG CATTATCATGACGGCCTCCTCCACGCTGCTGGCCCTCTTCCTGATGCCCCTCTGCCTCTGGATCTACAGCCGCCACTGGATCAACACGGCCgtggtgcagctgctgcccctgggggCGGTGAGCCTGACGCTGGGCAGCACCCTGCTGCCCATCGGCCTGGGGGTGCTCATCCGCTACCGGCACCCCCGCGCCGCCGACCTCCTGGTCAAG ATTTCCCTGTGGTCTCTCTTGGTGACTCTGGTGGTCCTGTTCATCCTGACTGGGACCATGCTGGGCCCAGATCTGTTGGCACAGATTCCTGCGTCTGTCTACGCCATTGCAGTGCTGATGCCTCTGGCAGGGTACGCCTTGGGATACGGCTTGGCCACGGTCTTTAAAATgcccccacactgcaggagAACAGTATCTTTGGAAACAGGGTGCCAAAACgtccagctctgcactgccatCCTAAAGCTCACCTTCTCCCCAGAGCTCATAGGGAGCATGTACATGTTTCCCTTGCTTTATGCGCTTTTTCAGTCAGCAGAAGCAGGACTGTTTGTGCTGGCATACAAGATGTACGGAAGAGACAGCTACAAGCAAGATACACTTGGTGAAGAGGAAGACACAGATATTTCCTACAAGAAACTGAAGGAAGAGGAGGTAGCTGATACTTCATATGGCACAGTGACCACAGAGGAGCACAACTCCATTCAGATGGAGCCGACTCAGACGGCGCTTTAG